The Winogradskyella schleiferi genome contains the following window.
AGCGAAATCATCATTAAAAACTTTATAACCCGACTTGTATTTCGTTAAAACAAATTGTTCAAAAAACCAGGTTGAATGCGCCAAATGCCATTTTGATGGCGATACAAATTCTACGGGTTGGATGGAAACATCTTCAGGTTTTAAGGATTTACAAATTAACGCCGTTTGATGTCTAATTTCTAAAAATCGATCTTTGGTTATTGTATTTTTTAGTAATGTCTGCACTTCTAATTGTTTATAATTTCAGTTTCAAAAATGACGTCGCTGGCTATGGTTTTATGCACAGGGCAACGTGATGCTATTTCTTTTAATCGTTCTTGTTGTTTAGTATCTAAATCACCGACAAATTTTAGTTTTTTAGTAATGTGGTCCATGTACTTTGGTTGATCTACAGCTACCTGTAAATCGTCACTATGTTTTCTGGAATGAGAAATATATACAAATACTTCTTTCAGATCCCATTTTTTTCTTTCTGAGTACATTTTTAAGGTCATTACCGTACATGCTGCCAGTGCTGCATTGAGATATTCGTAAGGCGAAGGCCCAAAGTCGTTGCCACCAATACTTGCTGGTTCATCTGCAATAAAGCTATGGTTTTTGGTTTGAATTGATGTTGTAAAATTATCTTCTTCAATATTCAAATGACCAACTAATTGTTCGCCTTCGGTACTTAACATTACATTTTCAACTTTTGGAAAATACCGTTTTGCCCAAGTACCAATCATCTCTCCAGCGTACTGACTATCTTTTTCATTGGACAGTAAATGATCAGCATTATCTAGTGTTATAAAACTTTTTGGATGATGTGCATTTTTATATAATTGTTCTGCATTTTCAATTCCAACAATATTGTCGAAAGGCGAATGCATAATCAATAACGGCTTTCTTAAATTCTTCACTATTTCTGGCAAATCCGTATTATCAAATTCCTTTACAAAATCTTGATTGATTATAAATGGTCTTCCTCCAATATTGACCTCAATATCGCCTTTGTCTTCTGTTTCTTCAACTTGATGGGAAAACAAATGTTTAACATGCTCTACGGTTGATGGCGCACTTATTGTTGCCACGGCTTTTATGGCATCAATCTTTGAAGCTGCGACAAGTACAGCTGCGCCACCCAACGAATGACCAACCAATAAACTTGGTGCTTTGTAATTTTCAGTCATATAA
Protein-coding sequences here:
- a CDS encoding bifunctional alpha/beta hydrolase/OsmC family protein; protein product: MKSTKLKIKNRKGLTLNAHLELPANQKPNYYAIFAHCFTCSSSFSAVKNVSRALTQDGFAVLRFDFTGLGRSEGEFADSHFSANVEDLLDVQTYMTENYKAPSLLVGHSLGGAAVLVAASKIDAIKAVATISAPSTVEHVKHLFSHQVEETEDKGDIEVNIGGRPFIINQDFVKEFDNTDLPEIVKNLRKPLLIMHSPFDNIVGIENAEQLYKNAHHPKSFITLDNADHLLSNEKDSQYAGEMIGTWAKRYFPKVENVMLSTEGEQLVGHLNIEEDNFTTSIQTKNHSFIADEPASIGGNDFGPSPYEYLNAALAACTVMTLKMYSERKKWDLKEVFVYISHSRKHSDDLQVAVDQPKYMDHITKKLKFVGDLDTKQQERLKEIASRCPVHKTIASDVIFETEIINN